Genomic segment of Pseudoalteromonas carrageenovora IAM 12662:
ATTGGTTTCCCCAACTTGCGAGTAAATCAATACCACCATGCCCTAATTCAGGTAACCAGTGTAAGTAACTTTGCGTGGTTCTAATGTCACTGTGACCAAGCTGATGTTGAAGTTGATGAAGCGGCATCCCTAACTCAAGTTGATGTGTTGCATAAGCATGGCGTAATACATGTGGATTACAGTGCTTTAAACCACACATTTGTGCATGTTTTTTCAATGCCTTTCTGAAGCTTGAGGGTGACATGGGTTTATCCATTAACCATCGTGAATAAAACATCCAGCCTGTTGGGTGATACATTTTCCAATAGCAACGTAATTGATTTAGCACGCTATCTGATACAACAACATAGCGTGACTTATCTCCTTTACCATGTTCAATTAAAATGGTTTTACGCTGTCCATCGATGTCTTGCACTTTGATGCGCAGCAGTTCGCCAATACGCAAACCACATCCATAACACACCACTATCAATGTTTTTAAGCGCATATCCGTGCAACTTTCTATAAGTCGTCGAATATCATCACGCGATAAATAAGTAGGTGCCCGAGGTTTTGCTTTAGGCAAGGCTATGTCTAAGTTCAGTGGGCGATGTAAAATATTCTTAAACAGAAACCAGATACTGTTTATTTGTATTTTTTGACTCGCTCTGGAGAGCTTGCGAATCGCAGGATCGTTAAA
This window contains:
- a CDS encoding tyrosine-type recombinase/integrase encodes the protein MNTLIEQVKTEIAYRGYSQSTCKSYCEHLLKLSHYFNKPLDSITDEELNAFFNDPAIRKLSRASQKIQINSIWFLFKNILHRPLNLDIALPKAKPRAPTYLSRDDIRRLIESCTDMRLKTLIVVCYGCGLRIGELLRIKVQDIDGQRKTILIEHGKGDKSRYVVVSDSVLNQLRCYWKMYHPTGWMFYSRWLMDKPMSPSSFRKALKKHAQMCGLKHCNPHVLRHAYATHQLELGMPLHQLQHQLGHSDIRTTQSYLHWLPELGHGGIDLLASWGNQ